The Deferribacterota bacterium genomic sequence AATATCAAAAGCTATATCCAAGATACTGGCAGCTAATGAAGCTTCATGCATAGTAATTTATAATTAAATATTATCTTTAATCTCTTTTTTTATATAAGCACACAATTTATCTACATTTTCGTTTACACTTCTTGATAATGAAATACCATCAGATATTTTTTCAATTTGTATACCGTAAAAAATAATCTTTTCTGGTAATACACCTAACAATTTCGCTGAGAAAAGCAAATCTTCAAGATCAACTTCATGTGAAGTCTTTCCAAAGGGTATATCAATATTTAAATTATTTATTTTTGAATATATAATAGTCCCAGGCTGTTTATCAATATTAACCGCATCTATAATTATAAGTATATCTGCCCACTCTACATAATTTAACAGATCTAAACCCAAAGTACCGCCGTCTATAATTTTTAGATATTTATTTGATGAGACTTCTTTTTTAAGTTCATTTACAACAGCAACACCAACACCATCATCCCCTTTCAAAATATTTCCAAGCCCTAAAATAAGCGTATGTTTCAAAAAATACTAATCCTTATTATTACTCTCATTTCTTAATGGCTTCCACCCAGCAAAAATTGCACTAATTTCACCTGATTGAGTCCTAAAATCAAATAAGACAGCACTATATATATGATTGATAAAAAAACCTGCAATAAAGAACATTAGTATAAAGTGGTAGAAACGTATCCATTGGATATTTACTACGCTAAATACCCAACCAAACAACTCATATGATAACCCATTTTGATCATATAACCCCCAAAGGGCAAATCCTGTAATTATTTGAAATATAAACAGTATATAAAGTATAAAGTAGGCTACAATTGCTAATGGATTATGGCCAATCACATGAGGGGGATCTTTCTTTAAAAATGCATAGTATTTAACATAATCTAGAAAAATTTTAAAATGTTTCTTGTCAATTGATGATACAAAACTTTTTAAACTTCCGTAGCGACCACTTATTATAAACCAATAAATTCTTAAGAGAACGAAAAACATAAAAATTGCCCCCGTTATATAGTGAATTGTGCGCATCCAACCCATAAGATAAGGTTGTTCTATGCCTGCAACATTTATAAAGGGATGATGAATATATATACCTGTGAATGAAAGGACAATAATAGAGAAAAAAATTCCCCAATGGGCTATTCTTATTGGGACTTCCCAAACATATACATATCTTCTTACAGCACAATATTCAGCCATTAAAACACCTCTCTAAAGAATCTTAGCTGTTGATAAAATATTTCCTTTTTTGTTAACAACATGAACTGCACATGCAAGGCATGGATCAAAGGAGTGGATGGTTCTTAATATTTCCAAAGGTTTTGTTTCGTCAGCAACGGGTGTGCCAACTAAAGATTCTTCATAGGGGCCCCTTATACCATGTGCATCTCTTGGACCTGCGTTCCATGTTGTTGGCACAACTGCCTGATAGTTTTTTATCTCTTTATCCTCAATAACTATCCAGTGCCCTAGAGAACCCCTTGGAGCTTCATGCAAACCATACCCTTCGGCTGATTTTGGCCAACTAGATGGATCCCATCTACTACTATTATGTATCTCATAGTCCCCCTGTTTAATGTTATTAGTTAACATATCTAACCATTTGCCTAGCCTATTTACTATAACCTGAGTTTCAATACCCCTTGCAGCAGTTCTACCAAGCGTTGAAAACAAACTATCAGGTGTTGTATTGATTTTCCCTAAAACAAAATCTACTATATTTTTTACGTCTTTATGCCCTTTTGCATATGCTACTAACATTCTTGCAA encodes the following:
- a CDS encoding hydrogenase maturation protease — translated: MKHTLILGLGNILKGDDGVGVAVVNELKKEVSSNKYLKIIDGGTLGLDLLNYVEWADILIIIDAVNIDKQPGTIIYSKINNLNIDIPFGKTSHEVDLEDLLFSAKLLGVLPEKIIFYGIQIEKISDGISLSRSVNENVDKLCAYIKKEIKDNI
- the cybH gene encoding Ni/Fe-hydrogenase, b-type cytochrome subunit, whose protein sequence is MAEYCAVRRYVYVWEVPIRIAHWGIFFSIIVLSFTGIYIHHPFINVAGIEQPYLMGWMRTIHYITGAIFMFFVLLRIYWFIISGRYGSLKSFVSSIDKKHFKIFLDYVKYYAFLKKDPPHVIGHNPLAIVAYFILYILFIFQIITGFALWGLYDQNGLSYELFGWVFSVVNIQWIRFYHFILMFFIAGFFINHIYSAVLFDFRTQSGEISAIFAGWKPLRNESNNKD